From Desulfallas thermosapovorans DSM 6562, the proteins below share one genomic window:
- a CDS encoding TetR/AcrR family transcriptional regulator — protein sequence MSNIMGPVKSEKVISQMEEKRQNILSCAVKIFVQKGYMNTPVRDIIDASGYGTSTFYRYFKDKEDLLNTLLLDFLDHIIDQVNRYFKQEQDVHKRFVESKRVIMEVFAQNPELSEIYSRVAGLSEAVDKILKEFDDRYLWFVHQNIAYGIKHGYFKDLPLDPICHSILAMIKYAVHKWVVLKEISSTEMIEMVVDFHRCLGEGLYAPHAPSGN from the coding sequence ATGTCCAACATCATGGGACCTGTCAAGTCGGAAAAGGTTATCAGCCAAATGGAGGAAAAAAGACAGAATATTCTGAGCTGCGCGGTGAAGATATTTGTCCAAAAGGGTTACATGAATACCCCGGTGCGCGATATTATCGATGCCTCGGGTTATGGCACCAGTACCTTTTACCGTTACTTCAAAGACAAGGAAGACCTGCTGAATACATTGCTGTTGGATTTTCTGGATCACATTATCGACCAGGTAAACCGTTACTTCAAACAGGAACAGGATGTACACAAGCGTTTTGTGGAAAGCAAGCGGGTAATTATGGAGGTTTTTGCCCAAAACCCCGAGCTGTCTGAAATTTACAGCCGGGTGGCGGGACTGAGCGAAGCGGTGGATAAAATTTTAAAAGAGTTTGACGACAGGTATCTCTGGTTCGTGCACCAAAACATTGCCTACGGAATAAAGCACGGGTATTTCAAAGATCTCCCCCTTGACCCCATCTGCCATTCCATACTGGCCATGATCAAATACGCAGTTCACAAGTGGGTGGTTCTAAAGGAAATATCCAGCACGGAAATGATTGAAATGGTGGTGGATTTTCACCGTTGTCTGGGGGAAGGACTTTATGCACCCCATGCCCCTTCGGGCAACTGA